One window of Candidatus Nanosynbacter sp. HMT-352 genomic DNA carries:
- the rfbB gene encoding dTDP-glucose 4,6-dehydratase produces MTKMLVTGGAGFIGSNFVHYTVKHKPEYEITVIDKLTYAGNRANLETVADQITFVEGDICDAELIDKLVAENDIVVHFAAESHNDNSLRNPWPFVETNIIGTYTILEAIRKHNKRLHHISTDEVFGDLELDDPNRFTEDTPYKPSSPYSSTKASSDMLVRAWIRSFGIKATISNCSNNYGPYQHIEKFIPRQITNILSDIKPKLYGTGEQVRDWIHVDDHNSAVHLILEKGVLGETYIIGADNDHVNNKMVIELICDLMGKGKDWYEHVNDRPGHDMRYAMDSSKLRRELGWQPQYTDNKTGMHDGLMQTINWYREHEDWWRTQKDAVEAAYAKQGQ; encoded by the coding sequence ATGACAAAGATGCTAGTCACGGGAGGCGCGGGATTCATTGGCTCGAATTTTGTGCATTACACCGTAAAACACAAGCCAGAATATGAAATCACTGTTATTGACAAATTAACCTACGCCGGAAATCGTGCTAATTTGGAAACTGTAGCTGACCAAATTACATTCGTAGAAGGCGATATTTGTGACGCCGAATTAATAGACAAATTAGTCGCTGAAAATGACATAGTTGTACACTTCGCCGCCGAAAGTCACAATGATAATTCTTTACGTAATCCATGGCCATTTGTTGAAACAAATATAATTGGCACATATACCATTCTAGAGGCTATTCGAAAACATAATAAGAGACTACATCACATCTCAACTGATGAGGTTTTTGGTGATCTAGAGCTTGATGATCCAAATCGCTTCACAGAAGACACTCCATACAAGCCTTCCAGCCCCTACTCTAGTACTAAAGCTTCCAGCGATATGCTAGTTCGTGCCTGGATTCGTAGTTTTGGTATTAAAGCAACTATCTCAAACTGTTCTAACAATTACGGACCATACCAACACATTGAAAAGTTTATTCCGCGGCAGATTACCAATATCTTAAGCGATATCAAGCCAAAACTTTATGGCACCGGCGAGCAAGTTCGCGATTGGATTCATGTCGATGATCATAACTCAGCGGTTCATTTAATCCTAGAAAAAGGCGTTCTAGGAGAAACCTACATCATTGGCGCAGATAATGATCACGTTAATAATAAGATGGTGATTGAATTGATTTGTGATCTAATGGGTAAAGGTAAAGATTGGTATGAACATGTCAACGATCGTCCAGGTCATGATATGCGCTACGCAATGGATTCCAGCAAGTTACGCCGCGAGTTAGGATGGCAACCGCAATACACGGATAATAAAACCGGCATGCACGATGGACTAATGCAAACTATTAACTGGTACCGCGAGCATGAAGACTGGTGGCGCACCCAAAAAGACGCCGTTGAAGCAGCTTATGCAAAACAAGGACAATAA
- the rfbA gene encoding glucose-1-phosphate thymidylyltransferase RfbA translates to MKGIILAGGSGTRLWPITQAISKQLMPIYDKPMIYYPLTTLMQAGIRDILIITTPDDQNGFKRLLGNGSQWGINLEYAVQPTPDGLAQAFIIGEDFIGDDKVALVLGDNIFYGERLDESLRECTNPDGGTVFAYKVSDPERYGVVEFDDQNQAISIEEKPTSPKSHFAVVGLYFYDNDVVEIAKNVKPSARGELEITSINAEYLRRGKLQVQTLDNGDVWLDTGTIDSLTDASDFVRVIQKRTGRIIGSPEKTAFKNGWISREQLNSLAYTLKKSGYGKYL, encoded by the coding sequence ATGAAGGGAATAATTTTAGCGGGTGGATCGGGTACGCGATTATGGCCAATTACTCAGGCCATAAGCAAGCAATTAATGCCTATTTATGACAAGCCAATGATTTATTATCCGCTTACCACATTAATGCAAGCGGGAATCCGTGACATTCTCATAATTACCACTCCAGATGACCAAAACGGCTTCAAGAGGCTTCTTGGTAACGGATCACAATGGGGCATAAATCTAGAATACGCTGTTCAACCCACTCCAGATGGTCTGGCGCAAGCTTTTATTATTGGTGAAGATTTTATTGGTGACGATAAAGTAGCCCTAGTACTGGGAGATAATATATTTTATGGAGAGCGTTTAGATGAATCTCTGCGGGAATGCACAAATCCCGACGGTGGCACAGTTTTTGCCTACAAAGTATCTGACCCAGAAAGGTATGGCGTCGTTGAATTTGATGACCAAAATCAGGCAATATCAATTGAAGAAAAACCAACTTCCCCAAAATCCCACTTCGCAGTTGTCGGCTTATATTTTTATGATAATGACGTAGTAGAGATTGCTAAAAACGTAAAACCGTCAGCTCGAGGAGAATTAGAAATTACATCCATTAATGCAGAATACTTACGTCGCGGTAAATTGCAAGTTCAAACCTTAGACAATGGAGATGTTTGGCTAGACACAGGAACGATTGATAGCTTAACTGATGCATCCGACTTCGTTAGAGTTATCCAAAAACGAACCGGTAGGATTATCGGTAGTCCGGAAAAAACTGCCTTTAAAAATGGCTGGATCAGTCGAGAGCAGCTCAACTCGCT